One segment of Hippopotamus amphibius kiboko isolate mHipAmp2 chromosome 4, mHipAmp2.hap2, whole genome shotgun sequence DNA contains the following:
- the LEP gene encoding leptin produces MHCGPLCRFLWLWPYLSCVEAVPIQKVQDDTKTLIKTIVTRISDISHTQFVSSKQRVTGLDFIPGLHPVLSLSKMDQTLAIYQQILTSLPSRNVIQISNDLENLRDLLHLLASSKGCPLPQARALETLESLGGVLEASLYSTEIVALSRLQGSLQDMLRQLDLSPGC; encoded by the exons ATGCATTGTGGACCCCTGTGCCGGTTCCTGTGGCTTTGGCCTTATCTGTCCTGCGTTGAAGCTGTGCCCATCCAAAAAGTCCAGGATGACACCAAAACCCTCATCAAGACGATTGTCACCAGGATCAGTGACATTTCACACACG CAGTTCGTCTCCTCCAAACAGAGGGTCACTGGTTTAGACTTCATCCCTGGGCTCCACCCTGTCCTGAGTTTGTCCAAGATGGACCAGACCTTGGCGATCTACCAACAGATCCTCACCAGTCTGCCTTCCAGAAATGTGATCCAAATATCTAATGACCTGGAGAACCTCCGGGACCTTCTCCACCTGCTCGCCTCCTCCAAGGGCTGCCCCTTGCCCCAGGCCAGGGCCCTGGAGACCTTGGAGAGCCTGGGCGGCGTCCTGGAAGCCTCCCTCTACTCCACCGAAATCGTGGCCCTGAGCAGGCTGCAGGGGTCTCTGCAGGACATGCTGCGGCAGCTGGACCTCAGCCCCGGGTGCTGA